One genomic window of Fusarium keratoplasticum isolate Fu6.1 chromosome 3, whole genome shotgun sequence includes the following:
- a CDS encoding Glycosidase: protein MHLGRSAVALAAGLIASATAQTYSDCNPMEKSSCSADEALSSSTYSVDFTKGADDDSWESIGSGDVEYTSKGAEFTINKKGDAPTIQTNWYIFFGRLEVHLKAASGTGIVSSAVLLSDVLDEVDWEWLGGSSEEVQTNYYGKGNSTSDTRSETFAAAGSQTASHNYTIYWTKETCVWYIDGTAVRTLNYADALGGENYPQTPMRIKLGIWAGGDSDNAEGTITWAGGETDYSDAPFTMIVESVKIENFNPAGSYTYGDQTGDYGSIELDETDKSATKSKTSTKATTSTDASTGTSTETTSSTETAGFQNKQQVDSTASSDVSSATTPTASVTTVEGFAAINRPDVWILLGALAAVYI from the exons ATGCATTTGGGGCGATCTGCAGTTGCCCTCGCAGCGGGCCTCATCGCCTCGGCTACTGCTCAGACTTACAGCGATTGCAATCCCATGGAGAAGA GCTCGTGTTCCGCGGACGAAgccctctcttcctcaacctACTCTGTCGACTTCACCAAgggcgccgacgatgacagCTGGGAATCCATTGGCTCCGGAGACGTCGAATACACCTCGAAAGGTGCCGAGTTTACCATCAACAAAAAGGGCGATGCTCCTACTATCCAGACCAACTGGTACATATTCTTCGGTCGTCTTGAGGTCCATTTGAAGGCGGCTTCTGGCACCGGAATTGTTTCATCTGCTGTTCTCCTCTCAGATGTTCTTGATGAAGT CGACTGGGAATGGCTTGGTGGTAGCTCCGAGGAAGTCCAAACCAACTACTACGGCAAAGGCAACAGCACCTCCGACACACGCAGCGAAACATTCGCAGCCGCCGGCTCCCAAACCGCTTCTCACAACTACACTATCTACTGGACGAAAGAAACCTGCGTCTGGTATATCGACGGCACCGCAGTCCGAACCCTCAACTACGCCGACGCCCTCGGAGGCGAAAACTACCCCCAGACACCCATGCGCATCAAGCTCGGCATCTGGGCTGGAGGCGATTCCGATAATGCTGAGGGAACTATTACTTGGGCTGGTGGAGAGACGGACTATAGTGATGCGCCTTTCACTATGATTGTTGAGAGCGTCAAGATTGAGAACTTTAACCCGGCTGGGAGTTACACTTATGGAGATCAGACGGGAGATTACGGCAGTATTGAGTTGGATGAGACGGACAAGTCTgcgaccaagtccaagactTCGACCAAGGCGACGACTTCAACTGACGCATCGACTGGCACATCAACTGAGACGACTTCTTCAACTGAGACTGCTGGTTTCCAAAACAAACAGCAAGTCGactcaacagcttcttccGATGTCTCCTCAGCCACCACCCCAACAGCAAGTGTCACCACGGTAGAAGGATTCGCCGCAATCAACCGACCAGATGTTTGGATTCTTCTAGGAGCGCTGGCAGCTGTATATATCTAG
- a CDS encoding Peptidase-M14 domain-containing protein, protein MKFLYTLGLLAPLAAAKVSYDGYKAFSIDAGKDHDAVDTILKDLKFVSLSCESNHKTLEVAIAPESLKAFEALDLNVTVISEDLGAEFAVEGEFEEYDPPMRLSAALAALPDISYFNSYHTFDQHLQFLTDLRASFPSNSEVFTAGTSVENRAIRGIHLWGSSGKGKKPAIVWHGTVHAREWISAPTVEYLTYKIIDGYQKNDATIRKTLDNYDIYVLPIVNPDGFVYTTTNDRLWRKNRQRRSGQSCVGTDVNRNWPYQWNVPGGSSTNPCDETYRGLAAGDTPENRVLVNHTRTIAESTGIKFFVDWHSYSQLILLPYGYSCSASASNLSKQMSLAGGVASAIRGVNGLTFRYGPTCSTIYQTAGGSNDWAQDVAKAELAWAFELRPASASAGGFTVPPSNIVPSGEEIWAGMKYLFANF, encoded by the exons ATGAAGTTCCTTTATACCCTCGGGCTCTTGGCGCCCCTGGCCGCCGCCAAGGTTTCGTATGATGGCTACAAGGCTTTCAGCATTGATGCTGGAAAAGACCACGATGCCGTGGACACTATCCTGAAGGATCTCAAGTTTGTTTCTCTGAGCTGTGAGAGCAACCACAAGACTCTCGAGGTGGCTATTGCTCCTGAGAGTCTTAAGGCctttgaggctcttgacCTCAATGTCACTGTCATCAGCGAGGATCTTGGTGCTGAGTTTGCTGTTGAGGGAGAGTTTGAGGAATACGATC CCCCCATGAGACTCTCGGCCGCCCTTGCCGCGCTGCCTGATATTTCGTACTTCAACTCGTATCACACGTTTGATCAGCATCTCCAGTTCCTGACCGATCTGCGAGCTTCCTTCCCCAGCAACTCTGAGGTCTTTACTGCGGGAACTTCTGTTGAGAACAGAGCTATCCGGGGTATTCACCTCTGGGGTTCTAGCGGCAAGGGAAAGAAGCCTGCCATTGTGTGGCACGGAACTGTGCATGCTCGCGAGTGGATTAGTGCTCCC ACTGTCGAATACTTGACCTACAAGATCATCGATGGTTACCAAAAGAACGATGCCACTATTCGTAAGACTCTCGACAACTACGACATTTACGTTCTCCCCATTGTTAACCCCGATG GCTTCGTttacaccaccaccaacgaCCGTCTCTGGCGCAAGAACCGTCAGAGACGCTCCGGCCAATCCTGCGTCGGCACTGACGTCAACCGCAACTGGCCCTACCAGTGGAACGTCCCCGGCGGTTCATCCACCAACCCCTGCGACGAGACCTACCGTGGTCTTGCCGCAGGTGACACCCCCGAGAACCGAGTCCTCGTCAACCACACGAGGACCATCGCCGAGAGCACGGGCATCAAGTTCTTTGTTGACTGGCACTCTTACAGCCAGCTTATTCTTCTGCCGTATGGATACAGCTGTTCCGCTAGTGCTAGCAACTTGAGCAAGCAGATGAGCCTCGCCGGTGGCGTTGCCAGCGCCATCCGGGGCGTCAACGGTCTCACATTCCGATATGGCCCAACCTGCTCAACCATCTACCAGACCGCAGGAGGCAGCAATGACTGGGCGCAAGAcgttgccaaggctgagcttgCCTGGGCTTTCGAGTTGCGACCGGCGAGTGCCAGTGCCGGTGGTTTTACTGTTCCGCCTAGCAACATTGTGCCTTCTGGTGAAGAGATTTGGGCGGGCATGAAATATCTGTTTGCAAATTTCTAG
- a CDS encoding TRP-N domain-containing protein yields the protein MRPFMTLLALLLSAVTSVTAERILSSNSLNSCQRQSLFTASLFKVTITPNNSMATVDLSASASVEGYVIFDVSLDVYGYRFFHDKFDPCNGELKLSQMCPMTPGNIDSKFNFDLGDTLDRIPGIAYGIPDLDATIRAFINLTDTGESVACVEADFGTGKTVEQISVKWVTAIIIGLGLVSSAVTSLLGYGNAAAHLAANTLSLFSYFQAQAIVGLTGIHMPPIVEAWTQNFQWTMGIIKMSWMQDIFTWYQRATGGAPASIFHFLGSASVQVAKRSLDAVVPRSVMHHAARGIDGLVKRGNIELASGSYIVYGMQRVAFRSKIETTNLFLTSLVFFILTLVFATIIVVLCKFALDLCVKQAWVKRDRFLEFRTEWRTILKGILLRLIYMGFPGITILSVWEFTQADSPALVLLAVFYFLGMLLILVTAAFTIIRLAAFKNPTYSLFADSSVLNKWGFLYIQFRASGYYFIVPLIAYILVKGFFIALGQHNGDLQAIALVVIEAAPMITSTVMLPYMDKSTNSLNIAIYVLNFLNAICLVLLTNVFGMPAMGPSVTGVILVLFNAAFSLILLLMTIISSAMVFWQKNPDSRFPFMADDRASFMKSQTQVDTLTELDALAATARLDRVPMRSSEDLTPPRFPADDIPSTSSVRSESPSKPLKQV from the coding sequence ATGAGACCGTTCATGACGTTGCTGGCCTTGCTCCTCTCGGCTGTCACCTCTGTGACGGCCGAGAGGATCCTGTCCTCCAATTCGTTGAACAGCTGTCAGCGCCAATCACTCTTTACCGCGAGTCTCTTCAAAGTCACTATTACACCCAACAACTCTATGGCCACCGTCGACCTctccgcctcggcctcggtaGAAGGATACGTCATCTTTGACGTTTCTCTCGATGTTTACGGTTACCGATTCTTCCACGACAAGTTCGACCCTTGCAACGGCGAACTCAAGCTGTCCCAGATGTGCCCTATGACGCCCGGAAACATCGACTCGAAGTTCAATTTTGATCTTGGCGATACCCTGGACCGTATCCCGGGAATTGCCTACGGCATTCCTGATCTGGACGCTACCATTCGCGCCTTTATCAACTTGACTGATACTGGCGAGAGTGTTGCTTGTGTAGAGGCTGACTTCGGTACGGGCAAGACGGTTGAACAGATCTCGGTGAAGTGGGTTACTGCCATCATCATTGGACTTGGTCTTGTTTCGTCTGCCGTCACCTCCCTCCTCGGCTATGGCAATGCGGCCGCGCATTTGGCTGCCAACACACTCTCTCTGTTTAGCTATTTCCAGGCGCAGGCCATCGTCGGCTTGACCGGTATCCATATGCCCCCGATCGTGGAGGCCTGGACGCAGAACTTCCAGTGGACCATGGGTATCATCAAGATGAGCTGGATGCAAGACATCTTTACGTGGTATCAGCGAGCCACTGGAGGTGCCCCCGCCAGTATCTTTCACTTCCTCGGGTCAGCCTCTGTCCAGGTTGCAAAGCGTTCTCTTGACGCCGTCGTGCCCCGAAGCGTCATGCATCACGCAGCTCGTGGTAtcgatggccttgtcaaGAGGGGCAACATTGAACTCGCTAGCGGATCCTACATTGTGTATGGCATGCAGCGCGTTGCTTTCCGCTCCAAGATTGAGACGACCAATCTCTTCCTGACCagcctcgtcttcttcattttGACTCTTGTCTTTGCGACCATCATTGTCGTCCTCTGCAAGTTTGCGCTTGACTTGTGTGTCAAGCAGGCCTGGGTCAAGCGTGATCGCTTCCTCGAGTTCCGAACCGAATGGCGAaccatcctcaagggcatccTTCTCCGTCTCATTTACATGGGCTTTCCTGGAATTACCATCCTTTCTGTCTGGGAGTTTACTCAGGCCGACTCTCCtgcccttgttctccttgccGTGTTCTACTTCCTCGGCatgctcctcatcctcgtcaccgCTGCCTTCACTATCATCCGTCTCGCTGCGTTCAAGAACCCGACCTACAGCCTTTTTGCCGACTCGAGTGTCTTGAACAAGTGGGGATTCCTCTACATCCAGTTCCGTGCCTCGGGCTACTACTTTATCGTCCCTCTCATCGCCTACATCTTGGTCAAGGGCTTCTTCATTGCCCTCGGCCAGCACAATGGCGATCTGCAggccatcgccctcgtcgtcattgAGGCGGCTCCTATGATCACGAGCACTGTTATGCTGCCCTACATGGACAAGAGCACCAACTCGCTGAACATCGCCATCTACGTCCTCAActtcctcaacgccatctgccttgttcttctcaCCAACGTTTTTGGAATGCCGGCTATGGGCCCCTCTGTCACTGGTGTTATTCTGGTCTTGTTCAATGCCGCCTTCTCGTTGATCTTGCTGCTCATGACCATCATCTCGAGTGCCATGGTCTTCTGGCAGAAGAACCCAGACTCCCGATTCCCCTTTATGGCTGATGACCGAGCATCGTTCATGAAGTCTCAGACTCAGGTTGACACTCTCACTGAGTTGGATGCCCTCGCTGCCACAGCTCGCCTTGATAGGGTGCCCATGCGTTCGTCAGAGGACTTGACACCTCCTCGATTCCCCGCTGATGACATACCTTCGACTTCCTCCGTGCGATCGGAGAGCCCGTCGAAGCCTCTCAAGCAGGTTTGA
- a CDS encoding Mannan endo-1,4-beta-mannosidase, translating to MKLNIALFLTLSAGLLGAEARPKGPKKDFVTVKGDRFQLNGKDFYFAGSNAYYLPFQDDEKDALRGLTAAKKAGLNVMRTWGFNDRNATTDPNGLPKYGGEGAGDTSVYFQTWENGKSKINVERFDRVVNAASKAGIKLIVALTNNWADYGGMDVYTVNLGGKYHDDFYRVPKIKNAYKRYVKAMVNRYKNSPAIMAWELANEPRCGADGVRNLPRSDNCTPKLLSDWVEEMSAYVKSLDPDHLVTWGGEGGFNRESDDWAYNGSDGGDFDHEIALPNIDFGVFHTYPDWWSKTVSWSNQWIIDHAKSGAKVGKPVVHEEYGWLTPEARKEYLDTTRPETRLEVIGKWQKIQVETKMPDMYWQFGYGGFSYGKNHNDGFTIYLEDKEAKQLVYKHAKEMNKLNKR from the exons ATGAAACTGAATATCGCCTTGTTTCTTACCCTTTCAGCGGGCCTTTTGGGCGCTGAGGCCCGTCCGAAGGGTCCTAAAAAGGACTTTGTTACTGTCAAGGGTGACAGGTTTCAGCTGAATGGCAAGGACTTTTACTTTGCTGGGAGCAACGCTTACTACCTCCCCTTCCAGGAT GACGAAAAGGATGCGTTGCGCGGCCTTACAGCTGCCAAAAAGGCAGGCCTGAACGTCATGCGTACCTGGGGCTTCAACGACAGAAATGCCACGACTGATCCAAACGGTCTTCCCAAGTACGGAGGAGAAGGCGCAGGTGACACAAGCGTCTACTTTCAGACTTGGGAGAATGGCAAGTCCAAGATCAATGTCGAGCGGTTTGACAGGGTGGTCAATGCTGCGTCCAAGGCTGGGATCAAGCTTATTGTGGCTTTGACGAATAATTGGGCTGATTATGGTGGTATGGATGTTTATACTGTCAACCTTGGGGGAAAGTATCATGATGAT TTCTACCGAGtgcccaagatcaagaacgCTTACAAGCGCtacgtcaaggccatggtgaaCCGATACAAGAACTCGCCTGCAATCATGGCCTGGGAATTGGCCAACGAACCTCGCTGCGGCGCTGATGGAGTCCGCAACCTTCCACGGAGCGACAACTGCACACCCAAGCTTCTTTCCGACTGGGTCGAGGAGATGAGCGCCTACGTCAAGAGTCTCGACCCAGATCATCTCGTCACTTGGGGTGGTGAAGGTGGCTTTAACCGCGAGTCAGATGATTGGGCTTATAACGGTAGTGACGGCGGTGACTTTGATCACGAAATTGCTCTTCCCAATATCGACTTTGGCGTGTTCCACACTTATCCTGACTGGTGGTCAAAGACTGTCAGCTGGTCTAACCAATGGATCATCGACCACGCCAAATCCGGCGCCAAAGTTGGCAAGCCCGTCGTCCACGAAGAATACGGCTGGTTGACACCCGAGGCCCGCAAGGAGTATCTCGATACTACACGACCAGAGACGAGATTAGAAGTTATCGGAAAGTGGCAAAAGATCCAAGTGGAAACGAAGATGCCGGATATGTACTGGCAATTTGGCTATGGTGGCTTTTCATACGGGAAGAACCATAACGATGGATTCACGATTTATCTTGAAGACAAGGAAGCGAAGCAGTTGGTGTATAAGCATGCCAAGGAGATGAATAAGCTTAACAAGAGGTGA
- a CDS encoding Sulfatase domain-containing protein, translating into MSQKRPNFLIIIADDLGFSDTSPYGSEINTPALDALAREGLRMTNFHTASACSPTRSMLFSGTDNHIAGLGCMWEHMQMRKDYFKGQPGYEGYLNHRVAALPEILSDGGYFTVLSGKWHLGLTKEFAPCSRGFKKNFTFLPGSGNHHAYEPQLDDADSWFCALCTDGHWMEGDKFLNRRTDLPENFFSTISFTDKLLNFFTARSEEEKNQPFFACLPFTAPHWPLQASKERIAKYAGMYDDGPDALTQRRLARLKELGLAHKDAKVPPPVASAMTPEWNDLSPDDKKRSAKTMEIYAAMVEQIDENIGRVVEYLKQSGELDNTFILFMSDNGAEGAAMEALPIMGGPSTMANIIEKYYDNSTENLGNEDSFIWYGPRWANAGTAPSRGVKGTTFEGGTRCPCIVRYPPLQPQAGSISNSFVTVMDTLPTILELAGLEHPGKTYRGREVALPRGKTWVPHLASKKADDVSIHGEDTHIHGWELFGHRAIRQGNWKAVWDPKLENERWQLFNLAEDPSEQRDVADANSEVLDKLVLFWDQYVAETGMIPSPAF; encoded by the exons ATGTCCCAAAAACGCCCCaacttcctcatcatcatcgccgatgACCTAGGATTCAGCGACACAAGTCCATATGGCTCCGAGATCAACACACCGGCTCTTGACGCCCTCGCCCGAGAGGGCCTCCGTATGACAAACTTCCACACAGCCTCGGCCTGCTCCCCAACCCGCTCCATGCTCTTCTCCGGCACGGACAACCATATTGCCGGACTCGGATGCATGTGGGAGCATATGCAGATGCGCAAGGACTACTTCAAAGGTCAACCAGGCTACGAGGGTTATCTAAACCATCGTGTTGCAGCCCTGCCCGAGATCTTGTCTGACGGCGGATACTTTACCGTTCTGTCGGGCAAGTGGCATCTTGGGTTGACCAAGGAGTTTGCTCCTTGTTCTCGTGGCTTCAAGAAGAACTTTACCTTCCTGCCGGGCTCAGGCAATCACCATGCCTACGAACCACAGCTGGATGATGCTGATAGCTGGTTCTGTGCCTTGTGTACTGATGGGCATTGGATGGAGGGTGACAAGTTCCTCAATCGCAGAACAGACTTGCCTGAGAATTTCTTCTCCACTATCAGTTTTACCGATAAGCTGTTGAACTTTTTCACAGCTCggtcagaagaagaaaagaaccAGCCCTTCTTTGCCTGTTTACCCTTTACAGCCCCTCATTGGCCGCTTCAAGCCTCTAAAGAGAGGATCGCAAAGTATG CTGGCATGTACGATGACGGCCCCGATGCGCTCACCCAGAGACGTCTTGCGCGACTAAAAGAACTCGGCCTCGCCCACAAGGACGCCAAGGTACCTCCTCCTGTCGCAAGCGCCATGACTCCAGAGTGGAATGACCTCTCGCCCGACGACAAGAAACGATCGGCTAAGACGATGGAGATTTACGCTGCCATGGTTGAACAGATCGACGAAAATATTGGACGAGTTGTGGAGTACTTGAAGCAGAGCGGAGAGTTGGATAACACTTTTATCCTCTTCATGTCAGATAACGGCGCCGAGGGCGCAGCCATGGAGGCTCTGCCG ATTATGGGCGGCCCGAGCACGATGGCAAATATCATCGAAAAGTACTACGACAACAGCACAGAAAATCTCGGTAACGAAGATTCGTTCATCTGGTACGGCCCACGCTGGGCAAATGCTGGCACTGCTCCAAGCAGGGGCGTCAAAGGTACGACGTTCGAAGGTGGAACCAGATGCCCCTGCATTGTTCGCTATCCTCCCCTACAGCCACAAGCAGGCAGCATTAGCAACTCGTTTGTTACTGTCATGGACACGTTACCCACGATCCTCGAGCTAGCGGGACTTGAACATCCCGGAAAGACATACCGCGGCCGCGAAGTTGCACTTCCTCGTGGCAAGACTTGGGTACCACACCTCGCTTCAAAGAAAGCAGATGATGTATCTATACACGGAGAGGACACACACATTCACGGCTGGGAACTCTTTGGCCACAGAGCCATTCGTCAAGGCAATTGGAAGGCCGTGTGGGATCCGAAGTTGGAGAACGAGAGATGGCAGTTGTTCAATTTGGCAGAAGACCCAAGTGAGCAGCGTGACGTGGCCGATGCAAACTCGGAGGTTTTGGACAAGTTGGTATTGTTCTGGGATCAGTATGTGGCTGAGACGGGCATGATTCCATCACCAGCCTTTTAA